One window of the Pseudobdellovibrionaceae bacterium genome contains the following:
- a CDS encoding relaxase/mobilization nuclease domain-containing protein has translation MSNIKIKFRKNAKALENYIFEHRELDDPVSFNNCTENFVSEMFLATQKFHGKEDVNQAIHIIQSWGPEESQSVDPLRLNKLGHQLVSRYFPGHDFAVVTHTDTGKTHNHIMVNPVHSECGKRVKNKFEHFHKLKDINDELARENGLSIIKQHSREKWDKKSDKVKGIESRIGFSKVKDLKEKLKFSMSVATSFDEYSAYLDGAFGIKLKIKGQTVSYLYPGNSRFRRARGLGAKYDFDSLVKSFKANDESLISFGVKDPKSIEDKNYREYHKFSKDEKEFRVPENKLKDLIIPEKTLEELKKSSIEKFCEKNSIPLVNEQDGYKRLSGREYIRIKENIWENEKNNTRGGLIEFASNLNREDYLNTIHRLSEIKDFSKMKRALEIPEPSFRSFYVPNRSKSKKDRKILNALAAQEKMSRTLLYELSRLGQLKAYEKERFKLYPSIDRSKSITYYKSPKGNWFTRRSQGLKSDFINISGQKNELYIFASPIDFLKSKSSERLLKMQAAPISVTVPLEPLEKWLSQRSDFLSSFKKVRLIWFEDRGSQDQQKNKNKTETKELVIQNRWSVQEFDEYLKKEFLSKERNLDR, from the coding sequence GTGTCTAATATAAAGATCAAATTTCGTAAGAATGCTAAAGCTCTTGAGAACTATATTTTTGAACATAGAGAGCTAGATGACCCTGTGAGTTTTAATAACTGCACTGAAAACTTTGTTTCAGAGATGTTTTTAGCCACGCAGAAGTTTCATGGTAAGGAAGATGTTAACCAGGCTATCCACATTATTCAAAGTTGGGGGCCTGAAGAGAGTCAGTCAGTGGACCCTTTAAGGCTCAACAAATTGGGCCATCAATTGGTATCTAGATACTTTCCTGGGCATGACTTTGCGGTGGTCACTCATACAGATACGGGAAAAACCCACAATCATATCATGGTTAACCCAGTCCATAGTGAATGTGGGAAAAGAGTTAAAAATAAGTTCGAGCACTTTCATAAACTTAAAGATATTAACGATGAGCTGGCCCGTGAGAATGGTTTGTCAATTATAAAACAGCATTCCAGAGAGAAGTGGGATAAAAAATCAGACAAAGTAAAAGGCATTGAAAGTCGAATTGGCTTTTCAAAGGTAAAAGACTTAAAGGAAAAACTAAAGTTTTCCATGTCAGTTGCCACTAGTTTTGATGAGTATTCAGCCTATTTAGACGGAGCTTTTGGTATTAAGTTAAAAATCAAAGGGCAAACAGTTTCCTATCTGTACCCTGGTAATTCGCGGTTTCGTAGGGCCAGGGGGCTTGGGGCCAAATATGACTTTGATAGTTTAGTTAAGAGCTTTAAGGCCAATGATGAGTCATTGATTAGTTTCGGTGTTAAAGATCCTAAGAGTATTGAAGACAAAAACTACAGAGAATATCACAAGTTTTCAAAGGATGAAAAAGAGTTTAGGGTTCCAGAAAATAAACTTAAGGATCTGATTATTCCAGAGAAAACTTTAGAAGAGTTAAAAAAATCAAGTATTGAAAAATTCTGTGAAAAGAACTCCATACCACTGGTGAATGAACAAGATGGCTACAAAAGGTTAAGTGGGCGCGAATATATAAGAATAAAAGAAAATATTTGGGAAAACGAAAAAAATAACACACGCGGTGGTTTGATTGAGTTTGCATCTAACCTCAATAGAGAAGACTATCTAAACACAATTCATAGGCTGAGCGAGATAAAGGATTTTTCAAAAATGAAAAGAGCTTTAGAAATTCCTGAGCCGAGTTTTAGATCCTTCTATGTTCCCAATCGCTCTAAGAGCAAAAAAGATAGAAAAATACTGAATGCTTTGGCGGCCCAAGAAAAAATGAGTCGAACACTTTTGTATGAACTTTCAAGGCTAGGGCAGCTTAAAGCCTATGAAAAGGAAAGGTTTAAACTTTATCCATCAATAGATAGGTCAAAGAGCATAACTTATTATAAAAGCCCCAAAGGAAATTGGTTTACACGTCGATCTCAGGGGCTAAAATCTGATTTTATAAACATATCTGGTCAAAAAAATGAACTTTATATATTTGCCTCACCCATTGATTTTTTAAAGTCAAAATCATCGGAAAGGTTGCTAAAAATGCAGGCAGCTCCCATTTCGGTAACTGTACCCTTAGAGCCATTAGAAAAGTGGTTGTCGCAAAGGTCTGACTTTTTATCCAGCTTTAAAAAAGTAAGATTG